One Heyndrickxia oleronia genomic window, GGTCAAGTAGTGGGAGCCTTTCGGTTTTACCGAAAAAAGACACAAAATACGATATCTTTATATCAATTTGCAATAAGTAAGGAGTATCGTGGTCAGGGGTTATTAAAAAGGATGTTAAAAACGATAAATGATTTACCTATCATTGCTTTTTGCCCAACTGTTTCGGAATTCAATGACTATTTTCACAAGACGGATTGGGAACTACAACAACAAAGTGAAATGTTTAATGTTTGGGTTTATAATGTTTGATTAAAGCATTTGCTAAAACACACTTTTATTTGATTTTTTATTTCAGCTTTTCTCTTACAGAACCGAACAAGTTACACTACAAAGATATGCCTTTTCTAATAAAAAACTAAGGAGCTGGCCAA contains:
- a CDS encoding GNAT family N-acetyltransferase is translated as MQIALANPMHISEVVTFFNKNLDCNNNAVYSEEFLCPLGIKAAIKRKQMIVATVEGQVVGAFRFYRKKTQNTISLYQFAISKEYRGQGLLKRMLKTINDLPIIAFCPTVSEFNDYFHKTDWELQQQSEMFNVWVYNV